Genomic segment of Rhodocaloribacter litoris:
CGACGGTTCGGACACTGACGTTGTAGCTTTCGGCGATGCGTTCATCGGTCCAGGCCGGTGCGCCCTGGCTCTGGTCTGCTTTGAGCAGCATGAAGGCTCGTTTGACCGGCGGGACACCTTTTGAACGCCGCTCAATGAGGTCATCGAGGTGCTGGCGTTCACTGTCATTGAGCGTGACGCAGTATTTTTTGGCCATGGCAGGAAGTGGCTTCAGGAGTGAGCGACTGTTGAAGCTACTATCCTACCCGGCAGATGATCCTTGACGCAGCACTAGGGCGATCAAGTCCGCATCGCGATTCCGGCACCTGGCCTCATGCAGGATGAACCAAGCGGCTTCGATTGCATGACCCGGGTTGAGCAGTCGGCCGTCGAAGTGGTCGATGAATTCTCCATGCGGACCAACGTTTTCCATCACGGCCTCGAACTCCGGCTTGAGGAAATCGTGGCGGATCTCATCGATGCACCGATCGATGACCTCGGTTGCTCCGGGGTCATCGATCGTCTCGCGCAACACCTGAGCCACGCCCAGGGTGATCATTGGAACTCCCAGGCTCTTGAGCCTCCTTGTTTCGGAGATGGTCTTCGGTTCGAGCAGACCGGGGGTGGTGGTGAGGCGGAGAAACCGCTGGAAGAGATCCCGTGCCTGCGAAGCGCTGTGATCGTCCTGCGCGGCTCTGGCATAGGCCGCCAGGGCCATGGTGGCAAAGGCTTCCGAGTAGGCGTAACGGCGCTTCCGCAGGGGCTGGCCTTCCCTGGTGACAAGGAAAAACATGCGCCCGTCCGCGTCGAAGCCGTGTCGGAGCAGGAAGGCCAGGGTGTGGTGTGCCAGAGCAAGCCATTCGTCGCGCCTCTCAACGGTGTTGTAGAGCGTGGCCAGTAGCCAGGCAAACCGTCCCTGGGCCCAGATGGCTTTGTCGGTGTCGAGGATGGTGCCGTCCCGATCGAGCGAGGTGATGACGCCGCCATATTCATGGTCGACGCCATGCTCTATCCAGAAGGGGAGGACATTATCGAGCAGGCCCGAACGGTAGGTCTTCCTGGCCTGAGCGAAATGTGGGGGGCTCATGGTCGTAGCTCGCCGTCGGATGACAGAGGGATGTCAGAGGCGCGGGCCCATTCGAAAAAACCCATGTTTTCGAGGGCCTGCCTCATGGCCCGCAGGGCATCCGGTCCGGGAGTTTGTAACGGAAGGCGATGGCCGCCCAGATCGAGCCCGATGAGGCTCATCACGGCCTTCAGCCCACCGCGACCGCCGTGGTGAAGGATGGCCTGGATCATCCGGTTGGCCCGGGCTTGGAGGTGCTCGGCCCGTTCCAGGTTTCCCGTTTCAACGTAATGCAGAATACGGCGGAAAAGAGGGGCGGCAAAGTTGTACGTGGAACCCACGGCACCGCGCACTCCCAGCACGAGCCCGCTGAGAAACATTTCGTCAACACCGAAGAGCACGTCGAAGCGCCCCGGCTCGATGTGGCGACAGGCCTGCAGTTCTTCGAGCCGGCGGTCGGAGAACTTGATGCCGGCCAGGGTGGAGAGCCGCTTACTGCCTTGCTGGAGAAAGGCTTCCATACTCAGGTGCACCCCGGTGAGGGCCGGAATGTGGTAGTAATAGAAGGGCAGTTCCGGCGCGGCCTGGGTGATCTCGGCAAGCGAGTCGACGAGTACCTCAATGGTTTCGGGCTTGAAATACTCCGGAGGCATGGCCGAGATGGCATCGGCGCCGATGTGCTGAGCATGGGCGGCGAGCGTGCGGGCCTCGGCCAGACTGTTGTGTCCGACCTGAACCACGACGGGAAGACGCCCCCGTGCAGCCTGCACGTATGCTTCGGCGACAGCCATACGCTCTTGCGTCGTCAGAGAGACGCCCTCTCCCGTGCTGCCGAGGATGTACAGGGCCGAAACGCCATCACGCTGGAGGTGATCAACGACGGCAGGAATGCGGTCAAGGTCCAGGGCGCCGTTCGCTTGCAGAGGGGTAAACGCCGCGGCTACTAGACCGGTCAGGGGTTTGTATTTCATCTCAGTGTAGGATCTTTTTCTCGCGCGGGTGCAGGTTGTAGATCGTCAGGC
This window contains:
- a CDS encoding AGE family epimerase/isomerase, encoding MSPPHFAQARKTYRSGLLDNVLPFWIEHGVDHEYGGVITSLDRDGTILDTDKAIWAQGRFAWLLATLYNTVERRDEWLALAHHTLAFLLRHGFDADGRMFFLVTREGQPLRKRRYAYSEAFATMALAAYARAAQDDHSASQARDLFQRFLRLTTTPGLLEPKTISETRRLKSLGVPMITLGVAQVLRETIDDPGATEVIDRCIDEIRHDFLKPEFEAVMENVGPHGEFIDHFDGRLLNPGHAIEAAWFILHEARCRNRDADLIALVLRQGSSAG
- a CDS encoding dihydrodipicolinate synthase family protein produces the protein MKYKPLTGLVAAAFTPLQANGALDLDRIPAVVDHLQRDGVSALYILGSTGEGVSLTTQERMAVAEAYVQAARGRLPVVVQVGHNSLAEARTLAAHAQHIGADAISAMPPEYFKPETIEVLVDSLAEITQAAPELPFYYYHIPALTGVHLSMEAFLQQGSKRLSTLAGIKFSDRRLEELQACRHIEPGRFDVLFGVDEMFLSGLVLGVRGAVGSTYNFAAPLFRRILHYVETGNLERAEHLQARANRMIQAILHHGGRGGLKAVMSLIGLDLGGHRLPLQTPGPDALRAMRQALENMGFFEWARASDIPLSSDGELRP